From one Mya arenaria isolate MELC-2E11 chromosome 4, ASM2691426v1 genomic stretch:
- the LOC128230124 gene encoding uncharacterized protein LOC128230124, with protein sequence MRTFVALVVLAGLIAMAFGERCDRTSDCSHETCAGQGWTVACVHDTCTCTEARGSCPGGLASECTCNNGDPHCIDRVCHCTRN encoded by the exons ATGAGAACTTTTGTTGCCCTTGTCGTGCTAGCCGGGCTTATTG CCATGGCATTTGGAGAAAGGTGTGACAGAACGTCCGATTGCAGCCACGAAACTTGTGCCGGTCAGGGTTGGACTGTCGCATGTGTTCATGACACGTGCACGTGCACCGAAGCCA GAGGTTCTTGCCCTGGTGGACTAGCAAGTGAATGCACCTGCAATAACGGAGATCCCCACTGCATTGACAGAGTATGCCATTGTACAAggaactaa